The DNA window CTCAAAGTTATGGAAcagaaaggaagagagagattgTAAGCACAAAAGCGCTTTCAAAAGTGctttctagagagagaagaggagagagagagagagcttagAACAGAGCCACTGTTGTGTAGGGGAAgcaggagagagagagaggggggggGGGGCGAAGGAAGGAACccagaaaatccaaaaaggaagaaagcgcttcttcctcttcccctAACTTCGTTTCTTCTCTCGAACACGATCCCCATGTGATCGGAATCGGTATCGGAATCGGAATCTCCATTCTCTCTCTGAAGCtcttcaatcttcttcttcttcttcttcttctcaccTTGCCGGAGGCCGTACCATGAACCCGTACGGTCACTCTATGGAACCCTCTCACTCCGATCCTTCGCCTGAATGGACCGTTTCCGGACCCGATACTGCTCATGGAGGTTAGTTTATCCACTCTGCATTCCGACTTTCACTCTCGATTATTTCAGGTTTTCGCTATGATTCGACGCTATTTCCtggttgtttgtttgtttcattttgattttctcatAATGTAGAGCCGCTTTGGCCTTTGGGATCGAGGGAGCGGGAATCGTACCCTGAACGTCCTGAAGAGACTGATTGTATATATTACCTACGTACGGGATTTTGTGGATATGGCTCTCGTTGTAGGTTCAATCATCCTCGTGAGCGTAACGCGGTATTCCTCTCGatctttttctgtttctgttaATTTCCTCTAATTTAGGGCTTACTTTGAGGTTTGATTGGGATTTAAGCAATTTGATCCTTCCAATTGCTCTACTTCACCTTCACTTCTaatcattttcttagtttatttCTTGTTGTTTACTTCCGACTTTACGAAGAttccattatttttcaaaatgttatCGTTGAATTGTCGGCGAAGTGCTTCCCAACTTTACGCCTCTTTGTTTATTCGTTGATTTCGGTGGATTTTGCGCTGATCAGATTTTAGGAGGTTCGAGACTTGCTGGAAGAGAGTATCCCGAACGAATAGGCCAGCCCGTGTGCCAGGTACTTCATTCTGGTGGTTCAATTGGATATGAAACTTTTGGTGTCTAGTCTTCAAGGGGAGGATCTTGGGCAATGTGCGTTAGTGAAATTCTTTGAGAGTGTGGGATGGGGACTTGTGTGTTCATTGTGGCTAAAATGCGCTGTTATTGGTTGATTCATGTACATGGGTTGTCATTGATAATGCTGATCTTAATGAAATCTGCAGTACTATATGAGGACAGGAATGTGCAAATTTGGCGCTTCCTGTAAGTATCACCATCCTCAGCAGGAAAGAGGTTCTCTTAGCCCCGTCTCACTGAATTTCTATGGCTATCCACTACGACCGGTCTGTGTCTACTTCCTTTAACATGTTTCGATCGTTTTACGACATGGACACCGATACATTTATGTCTATTTATATATCCATCTAAGTTCTCTAACCTACAGGCTTTTGATGGCAGGGTGAAAAGGAGtgttcttattatttgaagaaTTGGCAGTGTAAGTTTGGTGCTACGTGCAAATTTCATCACCCAGAACCGGCTGGCTTGCAGTTTCCAGCACCATCACCTATTCAGGTTACACCAGTGCCTGCACCCTCTGTTTATCCTCCGGTGCAATCTCCATCTGCTCATTCGTCACAGCAATATGGAGTAATACTTGCAAGGCCTTCATTGCTGTCAAGCCCATATGTTCCCGGCCCTTATGGTCCTATGTTGGTTTCCCCAGGCGTTTTCCCAAGTTGGAGTCCTTACCCAGTATGAACCCTTCTCTTGGTCTTACTTgccattttgtttaattttatctcCGTGCACTTAATGGAGCTGTTAACAACTGGTGCAGACACCTATGAGTCCAGTAGCCTCTCCCAGTGCTCAACCTTCTGTTGGATCAGGGCCACTTTATGGTATGGCACACGTTTCACCTTCTGCACCTGTCTATGCCGGATCCTATCAGCCCATGCCATCTGCTGGTCCCTCTAGTACTAGCCAGAAGGAGCACTCATTTCCAGAAAGACCTGGCCAACCAGAGTGTCAATATTACATGAGAACAGGGGATTGTAAATTTGGATCTTCTTGTAGATACCATCACCCGCCAGAATTCGTTACTTCAAGTCCAGGTGTTGTCCTTAGCCAGCTAGGTCTTCCTCTACGCCCGGTTAGTCTCTTTTTGCACCAAAATCTCATTTGAATTAAAATCATGCttagattttgaatattttgttgTCTATCTTATTTCTTGATTCACTCTCACTATCTTAACCATTCTTGCCAATCGGATGTATTTAGTGATGGACATTAGATTTTTTCTGATTCTCCACTTGCTATCTAATTAgtgaaagtaaaaaagaaattgctCAATTCCAAAACTATTCTTGAAATTCTTGCGTTAATGCTCAGCCAGACATAATCTGTACTGTTCCCTATCACTGATGACTTAAGctataaaattgattatataATGCTTTTTTGGCACTTGTTTGAATACCTGAAGAGGGAACATATCCTTAAAGAGTAGTTTCATTGTTTAGTTACAATATTTGCAGTCAGGTCTCTGTTTGAGTTCTTAACGTAGGTCATGCATTTGAAACATGTATTCTATTCTGGAAATTTTTCTTGTTGT is part of the Cucurbita pepo subsp. pepo cultivar mu-cu-16 chromosome LG03, ASM280686v2, whole genome shotgun sequence genome and encodes:
- the LOC111791203 gene encoding zinc finger CCCH domain-containing protein 34-like, which encodes MNPYGHSMEPSHSDPSPEWTVSGPDTAHGEPLWPLGSRERESYPERPEETDCIYYLRTGFCGYGSRCRFNHPRERNAILGGSRLAGREYPERIGQPVCQYYMRTGMCKFGASCKYHHPQQERGSLSPVSLNFYGYPLRPGEKECSYYLKNWQCKFGATCKFHHPEPAGLQFPAPSPIQVTPVPAPSVYPPVQSPSAHSSQQYGVILARPSLLSSPYVPGPYGPMLVSPGVFPSWSPYPTPMSPVASPSAQPSVGSGPLYGMAHVSPSAPVYAGSYQPMPSAGPSSTSQKEHSFPERPGQPECQYYMRTGDCKFGSSCRYHHPPEFVTSSPGVVLSQLGLPLRPGAPPCTHFMQRGMCKFGPACKFDHSMDRLSYSPSASSLADMPVAPYPVGSVAGTLAPSSSSSELKPEHFSGSRKDSNPSRMSSSMSTSTSGLVGSTTSRTEMYSHSSAQRSSQTSVPSQSSTSSTTSVEGRT